A genome region from Nocardia sp. NBC_00565 includes the following:
- the msrA gene encoding peptide-methionine (S)-S-oxide reductase MsrA yields the protein MSWYDELVGRVRLPQPVMVTPEQALPGRPDPILVSDTHYVNGHPIHPPFPESLQVGVVAMGCFWGAEKEFWELDGVYTTAVGYVGGYTPNPTYEEVCSGRTGHTESVLIVFDPAVIDYAGVLQQFWENHDPTQGMRQGNDRGTPYRSAIFTIDPAQAQLAHRTAQAYGERLAAAGFGEITTEITELPGSTETDTLPGFYYAESYHQQYLAKNPGGYCPVHATGVSCPVGSGA from the coding sequence ATGTCCTGGTACGACGAACTAGTCGGCAGGGTCCGCCTTCCACAACCGGTCATGGTGACGCCCGAACAGGCGCTGCCCGGTCGTCCCGACCCCATCCTGGTGTCGGATACCCATTATGTAAACGGTCATCCGATCCATCCGCCATTTCCGGAAAGTCTGCAGGTCGGTGTGGTGGCGATGGGTTGTTTCTGGGGTGCGGAGAAGGAGTTCTGGGAGCTCGACGGGGTCTATACGACCGCGGTCGGGTACGTCGGCGGGTACACGCCGAATCCGACCTACGAAGAGGTCTGTAGCGGGCGGACCGGACACACCGAATCGGTGCTGATCGTGTTCGATCCGGCCGTCATCGACTACGCCGGTGTGCTGCAGCAGTTCTGGGAGAACCACGATCCGACCCAGGGCATGCGTCAGGGCAACGATCGCGGCACCCCGTACCGTTCGGCGATCTTTACCATCGATCCGGCACAGGCGCAGCTCGCGCACCGCACCGCACAGGCCTACGGCGAGCGACTGGCGGCGGCGGGCTTTGGCGAAATCACCACGGAGATCACCGAACTGCCGGGATCGACCGAGACGGATACGCTGCCCGGCTTCTACTACGCCGAGAGCTACCACCAGCAGTATCTGGCCAAGAATCCCGGCGGTTATTGCCCGGTGCATGCCACCGGCGTCAGTTGCCCGGTGGGCTCGGGCGCGTAG
- a CDS encoding superoxide dismutase, whose amino-acid sequence MAEYTLPDLDYDYSALEPHISGQINEIHHSKHHAAYVAGVNAALEKLEAAREAGDHAAIFLNEKNLAFHLGGHVNHSIWWKNLSPNGGDKPVGELAAAIDDQFGSFDKFRAQFTAAANGLQGSGWAVLGYDTLGQKLLTFQLYDQQANVPLGIIPLLQVDMWEHAFYLQYKNVKADYVTAFWNVVNWDDVQERFARAVGQAKGLIFG is encoded by the coding sequence GTGGCTGAGTACACGTTGCCAGATCTGGATTACGACTACAGCGCCCTGGAGCCCCATATCTCCGGGCAGATCAACGAGATTCATCATTCCAAGCACCACGCTGCCTACGTCGCCGGCGTCAACGCGGCACTGGAGAAGCTCGAGGCCGCGCGTGAGGCGGGCGACCACGCCGCCATCTTCCTGAACGAGAAGAACCTGGCCTTCCACCTGGGCGGCCACGTCAACCACTCGATCTGGTGGAAGAACCTCTCCCCCAACGGTGGCGACAAGCCGGTCGGCGAGCTGGCCGCCGCGATCGACGACCAGTTCGGTTCGTTCGACAAGTTCCGCGCGCAGTTCACCGCCGCGGCCAACGGTCTGCAGGGCTCCGGCTGGGCGGTGCTCGGCTATGACACCCTCGGCCAGAAGCTGCTCACCTTCCAGCTCTACGACCAGCAGGCCAACGTGCCGCTCGGCATCATCCCGCTGCTGCAGGTCGACATGTGGGAGCACGCCTTCTACCTGCAGTACAAGAACGTCAAGGCGGACTACGTGACCGCGTTCTGGAACGTCGTCAACTGGGACGACGTCCAGGAGCGCTTCGCCCGCGCCGTCGGCCAGGCCAAGGGCCTGATCTTCGGCTGA
- a CDS encoding peptidase: protein MHTNGPIGITPFQARGSLRGFVISGRWPDTTKEWAQVLVLAVRVASFPGLLTTSTVFGVREELPDDPAPGTVGLVLAEGPVLGEQALAPGRFADHVPPALLMLHPPSETRPSLPECIGAASGCVLLPGVPHLGLEHRAAWAEAESDGTVTSLVSRVGLDPISDPDTAVLAMLLAA from the coding sequence ATGCATACGAACGGCCCCATCGGCATCACGCCGTTCCAGGCCCGCGGATCGTTGCGGGGGTTCGTCATCTCCGGGCGCTGGCCCGATACCACCAAGGAATGGGCACAGGTTCTGGTGCTCGCCGTGCGGGTGGCCTCGTTTCCTGGATTGCTGACGACCTCGACGGTATTCGGCGTGCGTGAGGAGCTACCGGACGATCCCGCGCCCGGCACTGTGGGCCTGGTCCTCGCCGAGGGCCCGGTGCTCGGCGAGCAGGCACTCGCACCCGGCCGGTTTGCCGACCATGTGCCACCGGCCCTGCTGATGCTGCATCCGCCCTCGGAGACCCGGCCGTCACTGCCGGAATGCATCGGCGCGGCATCGGGGTGTGTGTTGCTGCCCGGGGTTCCGCATCTGGGTCTGGAGCACCGCGCGGCCTGGGCCGAGGCCGAATCCGACGGCACCGTCACCTCTTTGGTCAGCCGAGTCGGATTGGATCCGATCAGTGATCCCGATACTGCGGTTCTGGCCATGCTGCTGGCCGCGTAA